A region of the Gambusia affinis linkage group LG11, SWU_Gaff_1.0, whole genome shotgun sequence genome:
GGAAGACAATGAAGCATGATGAAGTCCTTTCTTTCATTGGCTGCTGCTTTGTAACCCTGATGACCTTCCAAAGGTATTCTGAAAGACTGAGGCCTGGACTAGTATCACCTTAGCGCCAGTCTTCACTGTACTTCACTTGCTAAGGCCGGAGTCTAACGGGCGCCATAAAAACTaaggttataaaataaaaaaattctacacTAATTTAATGGAatgccaaaaaatattaacgtctatatttaaaaatgatactCTGCTTAGGTGTTTGTTCCTGTGCCCCACATTTCTCCGTTGATCACGGAAAGTCTCGCTCTGCGTGCTGCGTAGCTGAGTGACGTAAATTTTGTAACGCAAGTTACATGAGTAACCACTATGTTCAAAACGGCTCAAATTGCCTGGCGctcaagaaagagaaacagaaaggtGACAGAAACATTGGCACAGTAAAGGTAATGTAATGAAATCACCTGTTGTCTTATAGCAGAATGTGGTGTAGCAGCTATGCTAGCTAGCAAACACGGAGCTAATCCAGCTACTTTGTCgtgattgttttcatttttttcactcGAACTCCACTTTTTCTAGGTGAGAATTAATCCAATGTATGTCTAGTTGAAAGTTTCTTCTCTGTCTCTGGTTAATATTCTGTCCAGTAACAATTAATTTCCCTCCATGTAGCTGCTCATTGACCTGAACCATGTTGGACCAGAACCCTGTAAGGTTTCAGTTCTTTACTTCAGGATAAGTCAATAAAACATCACCGaagttataataaaaacaatctctttatttattgtagACATAGAATGAACAGAAGGCAAATCTTTTAAGGAGCATTATGGCTTTGTTACCTAGAAATTAGATATAGTGGGATGAAATGGAAGCAGAAATTCTTCATGATATGGCATCTAAAGCTGACAGTTCATATCAGCTGGAcccaaacacaaataaataatactgtGTTTTAATATGAAGCCTCTAATTTAGGTTGGTGATTAGCTGATGAGTTACTGGGTCGGGTTTGGATTATTGTTAAACTGTTTGTTCTGTACAGGTGCTTTATGTCTCAATGTGTCTTAAAGAAGAAAGGATATTGTCTTGTCTGAGTTTAAAATGATGTAACAGACTGTTTTTGTAAGGTTTCACAGCCTccttgcagaaagaagaaaagatgagcACTGTTCTTCCCCTTCGCTCTCAGGTTCACCAGGCAAACGGCGAAGGCTTCGTCCGGTCTCCTTAGGCTCTCCTCATGCCACGTGCCATCAGGCAGGCGAACACCGTCATCACCATCTTAGGTTTGACCTCCATCAGGTCCTCGGGCAGCGCGTACACCCGGGCGCCAATCTTCCTGGCCATGGAGATGGCATACCTGATGACACAGTGTTACAGCTCAGATTAGGTGAAACACAGGAACCTATCTTGACCCGACTCTTGAGACTTCTGGAGCTGTTTTCTGGTCCAAATCTGCTCAAGTGAAGCTTGGTCAAATATCTGAAGCCCAAAACTTGTGTTCATACTTTGCGTTGTTGagtttctcctcctctgtgaGGTCTTCGGTCTTCAGCAGGTCGTATCGGATCGATCCGGGCTGGATGGCGTCGATCAGATCCAGAACCGGCATACTGCTGCTTATAGACGagtcctgcacacacacagacaggccGTTCATTGTTCAATGGAAATGTTCAACATCTACAGCATTTATGTGGTGAACAGCACCACCATCTATTATAATACGTAAAAAGAAACTCGATCTTCGTACTACAGCGTCATATTACTCAGAATTCCCGACCTAAAGGATGATTTGTTTGGGTGATTTACCTTAAAGCTGGAGATGGTGCCTTTTCCTGCCTCTGTGAGTGTTCCATTGACCCAGGATACGATGGTGTCATCTACAACCTTCTGTCCATCACCCAGATCCTCCAGGATGTTCAGGGTGTACCTGAGGAAGAGACAGATGAAGGTGTGACGTAACAACCAGTGGAAAGATGGTACCCCTAgttaaagatgtgtaaaaagcttTCAGatacatttctattttctatCAGTAGAGATGATGCCACAAACCAAACCCTCATTCTGCTTCATTCTGTGGATTCCATTTAAGAAATCATTGTTGCAAACAAAATCACAGGTGGCACAAATGTTGTCAATAGTTTGTTCTACTTCTATTTAAAAACAGGGCAGCAATGAACACTCTTACAATTTCTGTAGATAAGCTAATCCTGGGTCCTCTTTCTAAGTTTTAGGACTGATTTGGATAAGGCACATTTCCTCCTGTCTGGTGAAGCATTTTCCTAGTAATCCTGCCATGgattttcaacatttatccTGTTAAACCAGTTTATGTCAGAATCCCACTGAATTTACTGGTATTTCATAACGTTCATCATACCATCCACTATAATAAGGATCCCATGGCCTTTGGAAGGCAGACAAGCCTACAGCCCTGGACATAAACTTAATATACAGAGTGCTATTTTGATTAACCTTGTGTACTAAGATAAACAAGTGTCCTATTCCAGCCCAGTGACTGGGGGCTAAAAGAAATCTCCATGAAACGTCCAAGAGTACTGAAATATTCAAGCAGTAACAATAAAAGCTGAAGTTACTGCAGGAAGATCAGGCTATTAATATTTAGGTTGGATTTTCTCCAAATGGCTTTGGTCTTTGATAAATCGCTTGGATCTGGACACTCATCTTTCTTAAAAGTGACATGTGTTAGAAGAAAATGGGAATGAGAAGTTACCTCCTCATGAGCTGCCAGAGCAGAGCAAGGGTGAGGGTTCGGTTTCCTGCGTTCAGGTCCTGACCCGCGATGCCAACCAGAGAGAACTTGGCCTCCTTCTTGCCCAGCTCCACTGCATAGTTACAGTTCTCCAGCTGGAAACCATTACAGCAGATGGTTAGTTCAAGTCCAAGGACAGAGAGAAAGTCTTCTTCAAGTCAGAGGTTTCCTGCTGTACCTTCTTCATGTTGCTGCCCAGTTTAGGGTAGGGAGGCTTATTGACTCTGTCCCAGTCTACATGTACCTTGATCTTCTCATACAGCTGGAAGATGACGAGGGCATCATCAATGTCGCtgtaacacacaaacacacactgtcCATTAGTCTCTGTGGTTATCAGCAGGCTACAGGTGGATGTCTAACAGAGCTTTCTTACGCGTAGAGATGATTGACACGAGGGTTGACACCAAGAGAGTTCATCCAGTTCCTGAAGGTTCGCTCCTCCCTGGTTTCACCTGCAGGCAAAAACTGATCAAACctccacccaaaaaaaaaaaacaaagtaagaaaCGACAGAGGAGACCCGGGTCTAGTTTGGAAGATGTAGACGGACCTTCGATGGAGCTCCAGTCGATGTCCTGGTTCTCTGGCTTCTTCAGAGCCGGGTACTTATTGAAGAGATTAGCAACAAAAGCCAAGTTGAGCTTGGGGTTGCCACGAACGACGTCGGCAGGCATGACGAACTGCCTGCAGCCAAGCTTGTCGGCCTGGTCCAGCATGCATTCAGCCCTCTTCAGGTCCTCTTTCTCCTGCAGAATGAAAGTCCGGGGCGTCAGGAAGGCGGGACTTCTCCCCAGAACAAACGATTCTGATTGGGTGACAAAGTCTCACCCTGAGTCCTGACATGTCGATGGCGATGGCAGGAACTCCATCCTCGTCTCCTTTGGGTGCCACCTGGTTCAGGATGTTGTAGTACGCCTTGGAGTCCTGGAATAAACCCGATTGAAGACGTTAACCCAGGCTCAACAACAACTTCAAGCTagcttatttatcttttaacacATGGATTGTATGACCCATTTAGTAAACTGTCAGCATCCCATTTATAACCGATACAGAACATGagtaattttccttccacttattTTAGAGCACTACTTTATGTCAGTTTACTATTTAAAATCCAGTGCAGTTGTGGTTGTGGCGTAACAAAATGCAAGAagtttcataaacatttttgcttgggagtgtgtctgtgtgcttgGAGCAGATGTTTATGTCGTCACCTTGACGTCGGAGCTGAAGTTGTTGATCTTTCCACAGCCGGCTTCCTCCAGGTGATAGTTGGCCCaacgcagcagcagctcctctggggAAAGCTTCATGAGGTCCTCCAGACTCTCACCATCCCGCAGCAGAGCGATCAGTGCTGCACACACCAGTAAAACCATTACAAATATACCTCAGATTTTTTCTGCACAGGCTGAAAACTTAGAAGTCTGCAGCATGTTTGGGTGCTTTCCTGTCGCAAGTTTTATGAGTCGAAGTCTCGGCTCTATCCGAACACCCACCTTCGTTCCTGCTGATCTCGATGTCGGCGAACAGGCCGATCTTGATGACCTGCCACAGCAGACCGAGGACCAGGTGCTGCCTGCCCTCCTTCAGGTCCTCAGCCCCGATGTTCACCACGTGGCAGCCGATAGCCGACGCAGAGTTCAGAGCCAGGTTCAGATTCTCCTGTTAGACCCAAACGCACAACAAGCAGATTCAGCGGGAACGTCACAGCGGCCACGTCACAGCGGGAATGTTACAGTTTGCGGCCGTAGATGTCTCACCTGGATGGTGAATGGGGTGAGCTTTTTCTTGTTCATGGTTCTCTCATCGATGGTGTCTGGGACGGAGAGGTTGATCATTTTGCTAACAGGAGAGATGGAGCAGGTTTAGGCCAATAAACACGGTTGCAGTCGCATGTTTTTAACCCCGTTCTGACCCAACAACCTGAGAGAAATGAAGGAACTTGAAAGTGTTTAGAGTGGAAGTTACCAGAGGACGATCCCGTCTCCCATGGCGGTGAACAGGTCGTTGTTGTTGGGATCCATCGGAATAACGTGCTTACAGTCCGGATCCTTCTCCAGAGCTTTGTTGATCCAGTTCACAAAGgccaccttctcctcctctgtgggGAAGAGAGACTCACCTCAAAACACTCAGGAACACATTCACACACGTTCAGCTAGgcattcattttcaaaaacgttttcaatcaattttatCTTCTGTTGGAGTCTGATTTGATGCAGACCTGGCAGAATGTGTGAgaacactgaaaataaattaacctcTATTGTATTCCTCTTTAAAAATCCaacttgagtttatttattcagtcggagagaaaatacatttttagttgtGCCAACAAAATGGTCAAGTTTATAGACACTGTGTGAACCTGTAATGGTAAAACATTAGAACCGCATTTTGTTGTCGACTGACTTCTGCTCTGTCAGTCAAATAAATCTTgtgaattttagatttttaattgaaatgtttgagtttgtgaaagattaCTTACTGTAGGTAGTTTTGTTAACTTTTTGGTAATTCTGTCGTATCTCTATGTATTAAGCAGGGGAGGGTTTTTAAGTTGGCTCttaaatgaaagaagaaaaggcgGGAATTTCTTAGGGTATTTAGCTGCAGGTTTTAGTATCTTGTGCTGCCCTCTGAGCAAGGAgctctttggtttgtttattttttttttcttccccaccagggggtcctttttgtgggctctagtgtcccttaaaCAACAGTAacctgacaggaaaggggggaagacatgcggcaaatgtcgtcgggtccgggaatcgaacccgcgacggccgcatcgaggactgaaggcctccaaacgtggggcgcgctatccactacgccaccggagcacgcccctgttttgtttattttaagaattttcttttctggcATTAGTGACCCGTATCTGGCAGAAATCCGACAGGAGGggcagagagaaggagggaaACTGACGTGCGGCAAAGGAACAGAAGACGGAAGTTGAATTCAGGATAACCCACGTCCAGGAATTGAACTCGCGCTAACCACTGTGCTATCGCTACGCGACGCCCTGACTCTTGGGTATTTTCTCGGTGGACTGACTGCACTACTTGCCTTTTTGTAACAGGAATCACACAGGAAGAAGGGGAGACATGCCGCGTGCCGCGCTCTAACAACCCCGCCACGCGACAACCCGCCCTTATGTTTTTTCAAggtaaatattcatttttaaaccaactgtttgacaatgttttttcaaattGCTCGAGCCCTGTTCAAACTGAATGCgttgatgtttaataaaatgcagtCAGATATGTTGTTCATGGAAATTGAATCAAGGatttaaattctaatattttgaaaacGCAGAAAGTGGTGCTTATTCAGCTTGGTGAGTGACAATTTTGCATCTTGTAGGATGATTGTTTGGTTTCCATTACAGTAtcatgttaaaacaaacaattcaatATTAACGAGCTATCAGAACTTGAAGGTCAAcgtttagacaacttgtctcttgttgttCAGTTAACTTGATGGTATTCAaattctgagttaaaaccaaaacagttttcttgttttgtgttttgttttttgcattttcaaggcagaaGGTGAACCTCCATTTTCAAGTTGAGCCACCTTCAGCTGTTGTTACCTGCGTATGAGTGCTGCGTGCCGGACTGCTCCGACGTTCCTGCCACGTTGCAGATTCCTTCCTTCTTGTTGATGGCTTTCCTGAAGGTCTTGGCCACCTCCGTGCTCTTCAGACCGTGCACCATCTGGACCGAGGGGACAGAACGGGAGAAATGAGCTTGTCTGAACACTGGTTGACTGAAGCGACGTCTCCGTTGGACCCAGCTGACCTCGGTGAACTCCTCAAAGGTGAGCCTGTCGCTGGTTTTGGTCAGCTCCTGGACGATCTCCCGGATCTTGTATCCGGGCAGAGCCAGGTTGGCGGCCCTGAACAACTCGTTGAGCTCATCTTTGCTGATGAACCCGTTGCCGTCCACGTCTGACGGAGAGACGAGAAGGACTCTTTAAGTGTGATGCTATGTATATTTTACGATCTACGATCTGTTCTTAAAACTGAAGCAGCTGCAGTTCAGAGCAGCCGTACAGAGAGGGCCTTGTAGTTGAGAAAACCAGCAGCAGTTCCTCATTGATCCTTCCTCTATCAAAAACACAAGAGGAAATGGCAACAAAGACGATTCTCTTACCAATTTTGGCGAAAGCTTCTCTGAGTTCCTCCAGCTCCTCGGCAGAGATCTTTGTGGCGGCCATGTTGGCAACTGGACCCTAAAACTGACCCAAGAAGAGACAAAAGGTTTCCATAAGGTGGGAGGTGTCGTTCAGGCCAGAAACAGAATGATCAGGTCTTCTAATTTAGTGATGTGATGCAAAGCCCTCACAGTTCTCACTTTTGCCACTCTGAAACTTCCCCCTGCTGCAGCACTTCCTGTCTGAAAAACAACCACTTCTTTATATCTCCTTGCTAAATATACAGGCAGCAAGATCTGCGTGGTAACCTGCAAGTTCCGACTGGACAGACAAAGCAGACGAACTCAGATCTTCCCCTAAACGGGTCACGTTAGAAGAACGCTGATTTATGGGCTGGACtgagacttttttgtttgtttgtttgtttgtttttataacacaACCTTTCTGTCTCCAGTGAGAAACAAGAACACTCAAAACCCTCTAAAAACCGCCTGACTGTTAAAAAAGCTTCAGCAACAACTTTCACAATTTTCTGTCAGAACAATAATTTGCTTGGTCACTGCAGGGTTTTACAGCCATGTTTCTTAAGCTCTGACGCAAGCAGCACccgaaacatttgtttttagaatcaGGTTAAAACGTAAATATGAAGCAAATTAGCTGTAATTTAAAGCTCAAACTGTGAAACCaggcctttttgttttttaagaaagatCCAAATGTAACAAGCAAGCAGATGAACGCAAAGAGTCGGTTTCAGCTAATGCTACGTCACATCGGCTAACTGGGATTAGCCATGCTAGCTAAACACTAAACACTTCTTAACTTGCTAAAAAAGCAAGTTAAGAAATATAAGTTGTGCATTTATTGATGACAACATTAAAACTATGagtagtgcaaaaaaaaagagttttatcCAGCATCAGTCAGTAGCagataataattataataataagcTAATAATTCCAACTTCAGGCggtctttctgtttcttttttctttttttcttttctttttttacctgaatctgtttttaatatttcataatcagaaaaaaaaagatcagactTTCAAAAAGAAAGTTTGAATATTGACAGCAGCAGATGGTGCTGAACTCTTTCCAGCTGGTCAAAGATGCAGATATTGCAGTCTTGTCCAGTGAAGGAAGGACACGCACGCTGAGTTAGTGGGTTTTGTTCTGCAACAGACTCTGGAGCATCGCTGCAGAAAAATGGGAGTGGAATagctgacatttatttatttatttatttatttatttatttatttatttatttctggttgAGCTCATTTTCTAAATCAATGAGTCTGAACGTCAGTGAGGATTTTATTCACTCATTAGCTGTAAGTTGGCTAACGATTGTTAGCCAGTTCAAGAGAGAAACCATCATGAGGCCATAGAAGAGTGGTTAAAAGATTAGACAGGGAAATGAACGTTTTGTTAATTGTGGTGAAGGACGAGTTACTGTTTATTTCGCCACGGAACAGATAAACACACGTTTCTTACTCAAGCGAAACCATTCATAAAGTTCATgaaggtgtttttgtttctctaaaaaACGGAAAAGGTCAGTCCAGTGACCTTTCATTTGCTTCAGCGATGATCATCTGACATGCAGGACATTTTATTTGAGGGTGTGATGATTCACCCCGAACGCCTCGGCGTGTTCGCAGATCCTTTTTTGGCAGTTCGCAGGACATTTTAAACCACCAAAGGATCGACTCTGAGCTCGTCAGGCGTCAGTGATTTAACTTCCTGCTCCTCCGCAGTGACAGGCAAGCCTGATgatgaaacaatttaaaaaaataaaataaaataattaaattacttcACACTTGAAGGTGTTGCTCGTATTTTGATTCTCAGTTAAGCTGTTCTTTAGAGACGTAGCTAAACTGCTACACACGTAATCACAGGATTGACCTAAATGTCTGGAGTTTGTATTCATGAACGCCTCATTTATTCAGACTATCAACACCCACTGAGAACAGAAACCTGTTTGTCAAAACAACAAGCTTCAGACGGTCTTATTCCTTTCAGCGGTTTATTGAAACCCAGAGAGCCGCTGAGCTTTTCTTTGGACCGACGACGGCTTGAACCAGAACTGATTTTAGAGCAGTAAGAGGAAGTGCTTCTATCTGTTGAAACGATATCCTGTTAAAACATCGAGCGCCGTCAGAGCGCTTCTGTTGACATGTTTGTATTGTGAGAGACATTTTAGTGTATGACATGAGTTAGCAAGATGCtaaaaggacacaaaaaaaagaagaaagagaagagaactAATCATAAAGGATTACAAACATGGTGAAGTCCTGTTGCTTTCCTGTGCAGACTGAATTTGTGCACAGGTAGATGTTTGAAcagcagtaaaaagaaaagtaaatgataaataatgaGACGTGGAGGCAGTGGAAACGGGGAAGTTGTTTCTTGCAGCGGACAGCAGattagaagcagaaatgaaactcGGCTCTGCTAAACTGAGCCTGACCAGTTTTTTTCcgccatttttatttatttttttcactcacCGAAACGTTGCCAAAACGGTAGACGACCGTCTGACATTTAAAGTGTGAGATTTAAACACACGTTTATGGCTCATCTGCTGTTTGTCTCCGGTTTTTACATGCAGCGCAGCCTGTAGAGATTTCTATCGGCTCTTAAAAGCATCTGCTCACGTTGCTTCTTAAAACTTCCTTCCTGTGTCGCTAAGAATCGTAAATTATTCTGCAGAGCTACTCTGCCATTCTGCAGTAAattcacacctttttttttcatgttgtccTGCAAGTCGTGCAAAACCTCAAACATGAGCATGTTATGTTCATTTGTCACCTCTAATGAGaggtttgtttggttgtttctaTGGGCACGCCGAAGAGAGGTTTTTTTCCGAAAcgtaaaaagttaaagttttatctCAGGAGGCGTGTGACGTGATAACAGTTTGATGCTAAAACGGCAACAGGTTGCAGGAGCTCTGATTTTGGATCAAAAAAGTTAGTCTGCATGTTGACAAGAGATGGATGTTACTTTCGAATCGGGcctttattttcactttgacattggCGCTCCTCTCCAAGCATATTTGACTCGAGACAGAAACGTTCTTTTTCCCATGAAACTGAATACGTAGTGACTAGTAACACTTCCTTAGATCcacattacaataaaataacacCGACATTGTTTGGGCGACCTTTTAGATTGAGACAATTGTGCTTTTAACTCATTTTTCAATTAttggtcttgttttttttttaaggaacaGGCAGCAGGGGGAGCTAACATTTGTAGACTCCACTAATGCAccgcagaagaagaaaacataagtTTCAAATGAGATGTCTCTTGAGTTTTGggcgatatatatatatatatatatatatatagatatatatatatatatatatatatatatatatattttttttttcatttgaaacaaacaCGCGACTGTTTTCAGAGTCTGTTTTGTATCTCCTGCCTCAggctgcagctttttatttctttaacctGCTTCCTGGCTGCCATCTTAACGCGTCAGTGAAAATGCGAGGAAAAAGGGGgaaattcttcataaaatgacTTGCAACTGGAATCCATCTtcgtcctttttttttttttgcaccacttttgcagaaaaaataaacatttgaaccTGCATGTCAGCCATCAGACTAAGCAGCAGAGGCTCAGTGTGCAGAAAACTGCATGAATTACAGCAGAGTCAGCACCCAGACCGTGTCACACACGTGTTTACGCATCCGGGTCAGGTCATCTTATAGCAAACAAGACGGcttattaaatcaaatgtttcttttaggCCCACGCTGCCTCagagggagtttttttttttttgttcttctttttctcagtTGATGCGAGGCTAACCACAAACTTCCTTTCCTGCTAACTGCTGCAGCGCTTCGAGCTGCTCGTTCCTCTCCCCGCAGACCTCCGGCTGCCCTCGTCTTATTGCTCATACGTGAGCAGCGGCTGAATTTAAAAACGATTTAGTCGCTCAGCAGTTTTCTGGTGCGTCGTGTTGTGCAGGAAagcagtttctttaaaaataccaACGCAAAACTAACTAATTGTGCAGAAAGTCAGGGTAAGGATTACAGAGAGTCACCTATATACGCTAGAGTTTCCCCTTTCTTTGAGGACTTCCTCTAAATTCACCTGATACCTGAGCGGACAGCCAGACGGATGCGAGGCAAACCTGATCCGATCTCCGCCGCCTTACCTGAGAGACGAGGCGAGGGGGTTGGAAGGTGAAGCGGGTGTTTTCTCCGTCCGTCcggctgctgttgctgctcaCCGCTCGACAGGCAGCGTTCTGAATCGGCTCGGTCTGAAGGGGCCTCGGCACATCTACTCAAATCTGCGAGGAAGGAAGTGACATGCGGCACTTTAGAAACAGGAATCAAAGAGCTTTTGTCTTTATATGGCAATGTGCGCGGGCTTCGAGTTCAGGTGACCTCCGCAGTCGGTTTCGTGGGGCTCTGGTGACAACATGTCACTGCTGGTACatgttgtgcaaaaaaaacaaaaacgtctaggcatgtcacaataaatcagtGAATCGTttgatgaatgaaaatgaagtcgataatttccatttgcacgACTTAT
Encoded here:
- the lcp1 gene encoding plastin-2, producing MAATKISAEELEELREAFAKIDVDGNGFISKDELNELFRAANLALPGYKIREIVQELTKTSDRLTFEEFTEMVHGLKSTEVAKTFRKAINKKEGICNVAGTSEQSGTQHSYAEEEKVAFVNWINKALEKDPDCKHVIPMDPNNNDLFTAMGDGIVLCKMINLSVPDTIDERTMNKKKLTPFTIQENLNLALNSASAIGCHVVNIGAEDLKEGRQHLVLGLLWQVIKIGLFADIEISRNEALIALLRDGESLEDLMKLSPEELLLRWANYHLEEAGCGKINNFSSDVKDSKAYYNILNQVAPKGDEDGVPAIAIDMSGLREKEDLKRAECMLDQADKLGCRQFVMPADVVRGNPKLNLAFVANLFNKYPALKKPENQDIDWSSIEGETREERTFRNWMNSLGVNPRVNHLYADIDDALVIFQLYEKIKVHVDWDRVNKPPYPKLGSNMKKLENCNYAVELGKKEAKFSLVGIAGQDLNAGNRTLTLALLWQLMRRYTLNILEDLGDGQKVVDDTIVSWVNGTLTEAGKGTISSFKDSSISSSMPVLDLIDAIQPGSIRYDLLKTEDLTEEEKLNNAKYAISMARKIGARVYALPEDLMEVKPKMVMTVFACLMARGMRRA